From Toxotes jaculatrix isolate fToxJac2 chromosome 7, fToxJac2.pri, whole genome shotgun sequence:
ttatTTAACCTGTTACCTTATGGTCTCCCATACAGACATTAGGGCCCACTGTGTTGTAAACAATGGCCTTCTCACAGTCATCTCTCTGAAAGGAAGAATGAACATCTATATAATTTTCAAACAAGtaacaaagcaaaataaaagactagaaagacaaagacaaaacaaaaaaacaattaaaaagttGCAATCCTCTATTAAACTCTGAGTATATGTATGCAATTTAGCAAAACGTTACGAGtttcagctttaaaataaaatgtcagcgGGCACTGACTGACCCTGTGGATGAATTTTTGAGCAGTATGTGACATGAGGATACGATCACACCAGGCAGGACAGCGAGTGTTCATGTACTGGGTTGGTTTAGTGTACTCTTCACTGTAGGGGTAGCTGAGGAcgagagaaaaagaaaccaaagtgCATGAAAGGGATAAAAGCAGAGTTTGGGGGTTTTCACACAGCGTGTTTTCAGGAAGTAGCTCAGTTAGAAGCCTTACCTGGGTGGAAACTTGATGTCCTCTTCAGTAATAACATCATGAAAGGCTGCAActtctttgtcatatttcaaAAGCTGAGGAACAGAAGGCACTGCTGATTAGCGCTAAATCTCAGCACGATAAAAATAATCATGACGTGAGTGAGTACAACTTTAGAAAAGCCAATTTACTGTCACAGTTATCACAGTTTTGTTTACCTCTGAGcttttgtatttactgtactgTCATTCATAGGACTTTATTTCCACTGATAGGATCTTATCTAAAATCTCTGAAGACATGCCAGATTGTTGCTAAGCAGCCTGATGAATTGCTATATCAGGTATAGTCACATCACAGAGTTTGTGTGGGCCTATGGTACAGCTGAAGGGGTTTGTGTGGGTGAAAGTTCAGATCCTGTTCTCACTGATGGGACGTTGTCCTCCCTGAAATACGCCTGGTGCAGGTACGTAAAGAGCTTCTCCTCAATTTGGAGCAACACCTGCACGAGAAGCGAAAGGCAAGTAAAGTGAAAGCAGCACTAAAAATAAAAGGCCGGATGTTGTCTCAGCTGACAGCTTTAATCACCTGATGGTCATTGTCTTTCTCttcgcagatgattttctccactTCGTTACTGCTGTCCTTCTTCACTGTCTGCACATCTGCCGTGGTGGACAGATGCtaaacacagaggcacaaacacaaGGAAGGATCTGGGTCAGAATGCCAGGCTATTAAACATTCCCATCACATAAGCTTTAGGAAAAATGAAAGTTGCTACATACCTGGACAAGGCTAAGTGTGTCCAAACGGAAGTTGAAATCTCCAAACAGGAAGAAAGGCAGGGGAGTGTAGCGGCTGTCTGATATCCTGGAAGGAAATCACACTGATGTTTGGGTCTTTGTTGATACTGAACCTTACTTTCAGTATGTGCAAATTCACTTAAATATGATAATCTTATCAGGGTAGTCTAATTAATAGAGTTTAGGAAAAATATCCTGTTTACAGGATAGGAAAGGCTGTTTGATAGCAGATATTAGCCAGAACACTATCAGAGACATGTTCCATTCATAGAAGTAATTTAAACAAGTCTTAAATTGTACGCTTTGGTTTAACTCAGTGAATACTTTCTGCCATTTTGAGTGTTTTACAGCCATGTTTTTTGCAGAGTTGTGTGAAGCTGCAAATCCGACCTGTTGATGACATAACTGAGAGCGTTTTTGCGGTTGGCTGAGTAAATGGAAGGACTGGATTCGCAGGCAGTGAGGTTGGAGGCATCGTGGAACAGGTGGACATTGACCAGGTCCAAACCTCTGTGAAGAacatgtgcgcgcacacacacacacacacacacacacacacacacacacacacacacacacacacacacacacacacacacacacacacacacacacacacacacacacacacacacacaaccgtGCACTCAGGCAAATGTGGCAGGTGTagggagaaacaggaaacaatcTGATAACACCAAAGCCTGACATCTGATAGATAAGCATGTGtatgggtgggtgtgtgtgtgtgtctgtgtgtgtgtgtgccaacaTAGGTGTCACTTATGAGAAGCTTTCTTATCAGTAAGTGCACTCATGTTAATGCTGAgtccacaaacaagcacattTGTCTTTCATGCCCAGCTCCTTTTCTTCAGCTGTCACTGGAAAACAATTAATGTGCATCCAACAAATGAGTGGTGTTGACTCACAGCATGATGCCATGGCACACAGATTGTTACCCGCAGGTAACGACACAGCAGAGCAAATAGTTACTACAGCTTTCAGAAaacacaggctgcagcagcactcTCTGCTTTATCCTGTTTCACTTCATGGCTGTATTTAGTTCAACGTCAATTCAGCtcagttaaataaaaatgtagacACCAGGGCAACGTGAGGCATTGTCTATGTATATACACAAAACAGCTGATAAGGTTTAAGAGGACAGTTTAGttgtttgattatttaaaagcttttaaacacagaaaaaaagcagtgatttgggtgatgagaaaacagaaggtgtgagtttgatccactgcagcagctgtgaataATTGTTTCTAAATGTGATGAGAGCTCCAGCCGCCTGCTGCTTCTGAAAACGACGCTGATGAGATTGACTGAAGTGAGCAAAAACAGGAAAGCTGGGTAATAATGTGAGTTTGTCTTTCACATACAAGTAGTCATGTGAACCATTGGTAATATAAAAGTTATAATTATAGCTGCTGTGTCAAAGTCTCCTTaccttttgaaaaacaaaagggaaGTTTTGGTTTTAACACATGAGAAGGGTTGGGCAAGCTCTGTCATAAAACAAACCCTGCCTCCTCTGAGGTGGCATAAGGGCTGTAAACTGAactgatgatttattttcattgagATCTCATTTCTCAGAAAGCAGGATATCTTTGTTCTGTTGATCAAGGACCTGACACAGATAAAAGCACTGGCTCTCGGGGAATCTTTCTGGCCAGCGAGCCTGTTTTGTTCTAAAAGCATGTCTGACATGACAGTTTTTTCAGCGACTGGAAAAGTCAACAAACAACCAAAACTGAAAGTGAGCTGAGTTCAACTCTGACTGTTTATCACAGTGGGGTCAGTGTTCAGTACATACTGGTTGTGTATGATCCAGCGGGTCCTCATGAAGCCCTTTCTGGACCACTTGAACTGCAACAGAGACAGATTAGGGTGAGTCAGTAAACAGCAGCCAGCCGTGTCTTTGAAGGGCCAAACTGATAATTATTGATTCGTCCACATAATTTGTCTCATCTCCCTGTCAGAGGAGGCAGACAGTCCCCTACAGCCCCAGTAGACTCATTTGTCCCAACATCTCCCTTTGGCCCACACGTACCCCTCCccacacctgcaaacacacacacacatacatacacagatgcacactcGTGCATACATACTCACATCAGGCCAGAAATTCTTTGggaatttttctttctccactgtGGTGACCCTGTCCAGAGATCCCATGTACTTGTTCTGCCCTGACACTGCTTTAAAATCCTTAACTgcgagagggaggcagagagagggagggggaggcaggCATGACATGTAAAAGAGtgagaaaacatgcaaacagcaATCAATAAACCGGTGTTAACCTCATCAGAGCAGCATACGTGATGAGAGAATCTATAAGCGAGCCATTAGGCTGCGTTTGGTGAACAACAATCGGTTCGGGCCACACAGCGAGTGGCAGCTCCAGGATGTTTATGGTTCTTCCATAAGCTTTTCTGAGGAGCTTTTTCACACCTAACGTGACTGGACTATGCAGCAGGAAAATAACAGCTCCACTTTAAATTCAGGTTCTTTGCAAATATCTGGCCGAGTGGGGTGGCCATCAACCTGTCGTTATACGCAGAAGAATGTGCTGTAATCCTTGttagtttttttaaatgacaagaGCCTTGCCAATCATACGCAACATTGCTCTAAGTCCAGTGAAGGTATTATTATCAATAAAGCAGTACAGGATGGAAGGGGAGTGGTTTCCTTCAAACTCTTAAACTGCCTGTGTTAGGTGTGTAAAAACTACTCCtccctttgtttttaaaaggaaaaaagcaatATAAATCCATGGCAAGTCCATGCatgataaaataattaaaatctatGTAAATGTCACATGTAAGGAGTAAAGTCTTTACCGTTAAAGTCATATTGATAGATATTATTCAGTGTCTTGTGGATGAAGTACATGCTCCCGAGGGCCTgcggagagagagaaaagaagaacataCATTTTACAACATCTTATAAATGGACCTGGGAGCAACACAAGTTAGAGTATGGAAGATCAGTTTCAGTTCaaagtgaaacatttaaaaagagtGAGACAAATCTGACTAAAAATGGATCTAAAGCCATATTTTTTTGACATGTTCAGcccagtaaaaataaaaaacataacttcataagtttcatttgaagtgccTGAACATCTCTTACAATTTCCATTTTCAAATCACAACTTTAAACTTCATAAAAGTATTAAATAATTTAGACTTTTAAACAAGAGAACTCTGTCCGACCCATCTGGAGAAGTCcgcactgacctgcagtgaaaccaaaacaactaAATATGATGGaaaaaacaggagaaatcaTTT
This genomic window contains:
- the inpp5l gene encoding inositol polyphosphate-5-phosphatase A; this encodes METLTDVLLVTANVGSLFDNLGEIQSEWLQELYKTIHTYKPQFIALHFQEVGGKDYMVNMGHAENFFRSIESNEKMKDYDRVCIYVDNQFQTEDVFTALGSMYFIHKTLNNIYQYDFNVKDFKAVSGQNKYMGSLDRVTTVEKEKFPKNFWPDFKWSRKGFMRTRWIIHNQGLDLVNVHLFHDASNLTACESSPSIYSANRKNALSYVINRISDSRYTPLPFFLFGDFNFRLDTLSLVQHLSTTADVQTVKKDSSNEVEKIICEEKDNDHQVLLQIEEKLFTYLHQAYFREDNVPSLLKYDKEVAAFHDVITEEDIKFPPSYPYSEEYTKPTQYMNTRCPAWCDRILMSHTAQKFIHRRDDCEKAIVYNTVGPNVCMGDHKPVFLFFSLKTNDH